The Streptomyces bacillaris sequence AGCGCCCAGATCGCCGCCGAGGTCAAGCTGGAGGTCCTGATCAGCCGGGGCCGCCTCGCGGACGCCCAGCTCGCCGCCGAACAGGCCCGCTACCGCACCGTGCAGTACGCGGAGACGCTGCGCCGCACCCTGGAGGCCACTCGGCGCAACGTCCGCGCGGTCGACTGGCTCAACACCGTCCCGGACATGATCGCCGAGGCCCTGGACCACGTGGCCGACCGCTACCGCCACGAGAACGCGATCCTCACCAACATCCGCAAGGCGCGCGACGAGGCCGAGGACCCCGAGCACAAGCGCCGCGCCGCCGAGCTGGTCGACATCGTCAAGGACTGCATCCGCCGCCACACCCAGCTCCAGTCCCGGCTGCTGGAGGCCGGGCCGCTCTTCCGCGCCGAGCAGGACCGGCAGGCGTTCGCCACCCCCGCCGCCCACGCGGGCCTCGATCTGTACGGGCAGCTCCTCGCCCCGCTCCTCCCGCTCCCCGTCGAGCGGTCCACCCGCGCCACGGACGCCTTCTTCGCCCACGGCACCGGGCTGCGCACCCCCACCTCCGTCCGCGTCGGGGACCTGGTCGACATGCTGCTCACCCCGCCCCTGGAGCGCGAGCACCTCGGCATGGAGATGCCCGAGCCCGACCTGATCGCCACCCCGGACGACAGCCGCTTCAGCGACGCCCAGCTGGCGAGCGCCATGGCCCTGCTCGACCTGGAGCACGACGCCCCGCGCCGGCTCTCCGGGCTGCTCGCGGAGGCCCGCCGCAGCGACCCCGACCTGCCGTATCTGGTCGCCCTGCTCGCCGTCCACGCCGCCAGCCCGCCCGTCGGCACCGCCTACCGCCAGGGCGAGCGCCGTCTGCTCTTCGCGGTGGACGACGGTACGCAGCTGGAGGACCCGGAGTTCGGCGGCGCCGACCTGATCGTGGGCACCGCCCTGCTGGACGCCGCCGGGATGGCCGCGGACCGCCAGGAGGCCTCATGACCGGCCCCGCGCCCTCCACCGCCCCCGCCGCCCGCTCCCTCCACCCGCACCACCCTTTCCGTACCGAGGAGTCCCAGCCGTGAGCGACCACGACGCCGAGCACCCCGACGCGTGGACCGAGCCCTCCGCGCACGCCGCCTCCCCGACCTCGTACGCAGGCCCCTCCGCCACCGCGTACGCGGGCTCCGCCACCCCCTACGCGGGCGACTCCGCCGCCGAGCCCAGCGGATCGGCGCCCGTCACCCCGGCCGACGCCGCCGACGCCGCCCGCCTGGTCTCCTTCGGCCTCCAGCCCAAGCTGCTGCCCGCCCGCGACGCCGAGTACGCCGAGCTGCTCCGCCGCTACCGGGAGGACAGCGCCTTCGCCCGGCTCGCGGACGCCGTCGCCACCGGGCTCGGCCTCATCGTCCTGGAGGTCTCCCCGCGCGCCGGGATGGCCGTAACCGCCGCCGAGGACTCCGTCTTCGCCGTCCGCATGGGCGACTACGCCCGCCGCGCCTCCTCCGACGCCGCCGACCGCTTCCTCCACGGCCTCGCCCACCTCGCCGTCGCCGCCCTCGCCTTCCCCCGCCCCGAGGACCTCGCCGACGACACGTACATCGGCCGCATCACGGTCAACGGCGTCGACGCCTTCGTCCGCCAGGCCTGCAAGCGGCTGGAGGAGCGCGCCGAGGAGCAGGGCGACAACACCGACCCCGCCACCGACACCCCCGGCCTCGAATCCGGCTGGCGCATCTACGCCCGCCGCAGCGCCACCGGCGCCACCAAGGACGCCCGCCGCCTCGCCGGATCCACCACCGGCATCATCGGCAAGGCCGTCGCCTTCCTCACCGACTCCGGCTTCCTCCAGCGCACCGGCGACGACGCGGGCGGCGCCTACCGCACCACCGCCCGCTACCAGCTCCAGGTCCGCGACATGGCGGGCAGCGCCGCCATGGCCGAGCTGCTGGAGCTGGGCATCGTCCCCGTCACCGACGGCTCCGCCACCCTGCTCCCGCCGCCCGACGCCGACGACCTGGAGCTGGCCGCCGACGCGGGCCTGCCCTTCCACGCCTCCTGACCCGCCCCACCCCGCTTTCGCGCTGACCTGCCCCGCCCCGCCTTCGAGATCTGCCGCTCCACCACCGCTTCTCCGAACGACGAGAGTCCGCCGCCATGTACGAGTTGTCCCGGGTCCGCCTCTACTCCATCGGGCCTGCCGGTGCGCGCTACGCCGACACCGTCCTCGACCTGCGCGGCGTCGGTGAACCCGTCCCCAGCCCGGCCCCCGCGCAGGCGGAGTTCTTCGAGGACGAGCCGGTCGGCCCGCCGCGCCGCCCCGCCCCGGCGGGTGTGCTCTTCCTGGAGAACGGCGGCGGCAAGTCCGTCCTGCTGAAGCTGATCTTCTCGGTGATGCTCCCCGGCCACCGCAACACCCTCGGCGGCGCCAGCTCCGGCGTGCTCCGCAAGTTCCTGCTCGCGGACGACTGCGGCCATGTCGCCCTGGAGTGGCAGCACACCCTGACCGGCGAATGCGTCGTCGTGGGCAAGGTCAGCGAGTGGCGCGGGCGGCAGGTCTCCAACGACCCCCGGAAGTTCGCGGAGGCGTGGTACTCCTTCCGCCCCGGCCCCGGGCTCAGCCTGGACAGCCTGCCCGTCGCGGAGGCCACCGCCGTCGGCCGCCCCGCCGAAGGGGTCTCCGGCGCCCGGGGCAGGCGCCGCACCATGAAGGGGTTCCGCGACGCCCTGGTGGACGCGGGCAAGTTCTACCAGCACCTCGACGTGCACTGGGAAGAGATCCACGACCGCTGGAACGAACACCTCGGTGACCTCGGACTCGACCCCGAACTCTTCCGCTACCAGCGCGAGATGAACGCCGACGAGGGCGAGGCCGCCGGGCTCTTCGCGGTCAAGAAGGACTCCGACTTCACCGACCTGCTGCTCCGCGCCGTCACCGACACCCGCGACACCGACGGCCTGGCCGACCTGGTCAGCGGCTTCGGCAACAAGCTGGGCCGCCGCGCCGAGCTGACCGCCGAACGCGACTTCACCGCGGGCTCCGTGGACCTCCTCGGCCGGATCGTCGAGGCCACCGGCGCCCGCGCCCGCGCCCGCGACATCCACGCCGCAGCCGAGCGCCGCACCCGCACCCTGGCCCGCCGCCTCTCCGCCCGCGCCGCCGAGGAGCGCGGCCGCACCGCCGAGCTGGCCGAGCGGGTCACCGCCGCCGCCCACACCGTCACCGAGGCCGAGACCGCCCGCGGCCGCCGCTCCCTGATCGCCGCCGAACTCGCCTACCGCCACGCCTCCCTGGCCCTCGCCGGAGCCGAGAAGAGCGCGGCCGCCGGACGCAAGGAGCTGGCCGAGGCCCGTACACTGCACGCCGCCTGGCAGGCAGCCGAGGCCGTCCTGCGCCACCGCGCCGCCGCCGACCGCTCCGCCAGGGTCGCCGCCGCCATCCGCGAGGCCGAGCGCGACGCCGCCCCCGCCCTCGCCGCCCGCGCCACCGCCGCCGCCGATCTCGTACGGGCGCTGCACCTCGCCGCCGAGGACGGCGAGCGCGTCGCCAACGAGCAGGAGGAGCGCGCCGAGACCCTCCAGGCGACCGGCGAGCGCGCCCACCGCGACGCCACCACCGCCGCCACCGAGGCCCAGCGCGCCCGCAGCGAGGCCGGCCATCTGCGCCAGCGCCTCGCGGAGGTCGAGCAGGAGACCGGCGAGGCCGTCCGGGCCGGGTGGCTCGACAACACGGCCCCCGACGCCGACCCGGCCCGCGCCGCCCTCGCCGCCAGCGACGCCGAACAGGCCGCCGTCGCCGCCTGGGACACCGCCCGCGAGGCCGCCCGCACCGCCGCCGACCAGGCCCGTGAGGCGGCCGCCGCCGAGAGCCGCGCCGAACTGGCCGCCGCCCGCGCCGCCGACGGGGCCAAGGCGGCGGAGCAGAGTTACGAGGACGAGCTGAGGGCCGCCGCCTCCATCGCCGCCGACCCGCGCCTCGCGGACCTGCTCGGCCTGCCCACCGGCCCGGGCGTCCCGCACCCCCGCCGGGAAGCGGCCGACGAGCCGTCCGCACCGGACCGGGGTGCCCCCTCCCGTACGGCTTCGCAGGGCGACGACGGCACCGGAGCGAGCCCGGCGGAGGAGGCCCCGGACAGCGCGGTCGCCCTGGCCGACCAGCCCGCCCCCGCCCACCAGCCGCTCAGCGCCGAGGAGTTCGACCGCAGCGCCGACGAACTGCGCGAGCTGCTCGACCAGTCCGTCGCCGCCGCCGAGCGCCGCCTCTTCGACCTGCGCACCGCCGCCGCCGACGACGCCCGCATCCTCGGCGCCCTCGGTGAGGGCGGGCTGCTGCCCCCGGGCCCCGACGTCCTCGCCACGGTCGAATATCTGGGTGAGCACGGCATCCCCGCCCTGCCCGGCTGGCGTTATCTCGCCCAGGCCGTCGACCCGGCCGACCACGCCGCCGTCCTCGCCGCCCGCCCGGAGCTGGTCGACGGCGTCGTCATCACCGACCCCGACGCCCACACCCGCGCCCGCGAAGTCCTGGGCAGCGCGGCCCTGTTGCCCCGCTCGGCCGTCGCCGTCGGCACCGCCGCCGCCCTCCTCGCCCCCGTCCCGGACCCGGCCACCGGCTCCGACGCCCAGCACGACGGTGTCTTCCTCGTCCCCCCGAACCCGGCCATGCACGACGAGAACGCCGCCGACGAGGAGCGTCACGCCCTGCGGTCCCGCGCCGCCGCCCGCGACGAGGACATCCGGACGCTCGCCGCCCGGCTCTCCGGCGACCGCGCCCTCGCCGCCCGCATCGGCTCCTGGCGCGCCGACTGCCCGCCCGGCATGCTCGCGGAGCTGGCCGAGGCCGCCGCCACCGCGCGTACGGCCGCCCAGAGTGCCGAAGCCGCCCTCGCGGAGGCCCGTACCGCTCGCGCCGAGGCGGACGAGGCCGCCGCCGACACCGCCCGCGTCCGCGACGAGCGCCAGGAGGCCGCCCAGCGCGCCCGCCGGGTCGCCGACGCGCTGGCCGGGCTCGCACACCGGCTGCGGGAGCGGGCCCGCTGGCAGGTCCGCCTCCGCGAACTGGCCGACGAGGCCGCCGAGGCCGAGGCCCGCGCCGCCGTCTGCCTGGACCTGGCCCGCTCCGCCGACGAGGACCGCCGGGCCGCCCAGCGCGCCGGGGACGACGCCCGCCGCACCGCCCGCGCCCTGCGCGCCGAACGCGCCGAGATCGCCGGGGCCCCGGAGACCCTCCCGGAGCCCGACGCGACCAAACCCCGCACGGCGCTGCCCACCCTCCGCGAGGCCTACCGGGCCGCATCCCAGCTGTACGAGAAGGTCGGCGTCGGCGCCGACCTCCGCGCCGAGCAGGCCCGCGCCGAGAGCGACGAGAGCGCCGCCCTCGCGGAGCTGGACCGGCTCACCAACAAGGTCCGCACCCGCGCCGCCCAGCTCCTGGAAGGCACCGACGGCGCCGACGGCCCCTCCCGCCAGGCGGCGGCCGCCCGCGCCGAGTCCCACGTACAGCTCCTGGAGACCCGGGCCTCCACCGCCAGCGAGCAACTGGGCCGGTTCCGGGGCGAGGCCGAGCGGCTGGCCCCCGACGACGAGCGGCCGCACCACACCGAGCTGCCCGACGAACTGGTCCCCGCCGACGCCGAACAGGCCCAGGCCTTCCTGCGGACGGCCACCGCCGAGCTGGCCGCCGCCACCGCAGCCCTGGAGACCGCCCGCGCCGCCCACAGCGAGCTGCTCCACGCCCACCGCACCGCCGAGGACTCCGCAGGCGGCTTCGACGAGACCGCCGCCCTCCTGCGCGACCTGCTCCGCGACCACGGTACGGAGGAGGCCACCGAGGCCCCCGAGCCGTACCCGGGCACCCTGGAGGAGGCCCGGCACTCCGCCGCCGAGGCCCGCCGCTCCCTGCGCGGCTGCGCCACCGACCTCTCGGCCGCCGAGAGCGCCGTACGGGAAGCGAGCGACGTCCTCGTACGGCACGCCAACTCCACCCGCTACGAGCAGGTCCGCACCCCGGCCCGCCAGCAGATCCGCGAACTGCCCGCGTCGGCGCTCCCGGAGCACGCCCAGAAGTGGGCCGACGCCTTCGCCCCCCGGCTCCGCGTCCTCACCGACGAGCTGGTCCAGCTGGAGCGCAACCGCGACTCCATCGTCGACCGGCTGCGCGGCCTGGTGGAGTCGGCCCTCGCCACGCTCCGCTCCGCCCAGCGGCTCTCGCAGCTCCCCGAGGGGCTGGGGGAGTGGTCGGGACAGGAATTCCTCCGGATCCGGTTCGAGGAGCCCGACCAGGCCACCTTGACCGAGCGCCTCGGTGAGGTCATCGACGAGGCGACGCGCGCCGCCCTCAAGAAGAACTCCGACCTGCGCCGGGACGGCATGTCCCTGCTGCTGCGGGGCGTCGAGGCGGCTCTGCGGCCCAAGGGCATCGCCGTGGAGATCCTCAAGCCGGACGCGGTGCTCCGCGCCGAGCGGGTCCCGGTCGGGCAGATGGGCGACGTCTTCTCCGGCGGCCAGCTGCTCACCGCCGCCATCGCCCTCTACTGCACGATGGCGGCGCTGCGCAGCAACGACCGGGGCCGCGACCGCCACCGGCACGCCGGCACGCTGTTCCTGGACAACCCGATCGGCCGGGCCAACGCCACGTATCTGCTGGAACTCCAGCGCGCGGTCTCCGACGCGCTGGGCGTCCAGTTGCTCTACACGACCGGCCTCTTCGACACGACCGCGCTCGCCGAATTCCCGCTGGTCATCCGCCTGCGTAACGACGCGGACCTGCGGGCCGGGCTGAAGTACATCAGCGTGGAGGAGCACCTGCGCCCCGGGCTGCCCCAGCAGGACCCGGAGGGCGAGACGGTCCACGGCGAGATCACGGCGACCCGCATGTTCAAGCGGAGCGCACCGCAGAGCGAGGAGCCGCAGCCGCAGTCGGAGGCGTGACGCCCGGCCGGGGCGCGGCAACCCGAGGCATGACGCCCGGCCGTGACACCGCAGCCCCCGGTGCGGGGGGCAACGTCCGCCTCGCGCAGGCCCGATGGCCTCTCATCGGGCCTGCGGTACGGCGATGCGGCCTTACGCCCGCGAGAGACCACGCCCGGCCAAGACCGCACCCGGGAAGCTCACGCCCGCGAGAGATCACCGGCCCCGCGCCGCCCGCGTATCCTGCCGTCCGCCTCGTCCCGCTCCGCCGCTCGCGCCGCCCGCTGGGCCCGCCGCCGCTCCCGGCGCATCTGCCGGGCGGTGCTGCTCGGCACGGACACCACGCCGTGCCGCTGGTTCCACACCTGCCGGGTGACCCACACGTCCAGCACCGCCCAGGTGGCGACCACCGTGCTGGCCACACTGCTGAGCACCATCGGGAAGGCCAGCCAGGAGCCGGCCAGCGTGCACAGAAAAGCGATCACCGCCTGGATGATCGTCAGCGCCATGATCAGCACGGCGCGCACCGCCGCCGTCCGCACCGCGTCCGGCATCCGCCGTCTTCCCGCCGGCTCCTCCACCCACAACTGCCGCGGAATCCGTGCCTCGTCCCCGGCGTCCGCGCTCGCGGTGCCGACCGGTGCTCCGGCGCTCCCGCGCTCCTGCGTGCTCACGTCCTTCAACTCCCCACCACTGTCCGACTTCAGGGTGGCTGCCCGGCTTGCGCCGGTTCTACGCGGGCGGACGAGCTCGTACTGCCGCGCGTGCCCCGTCGTGCGTCTACCCCGTACATATGGACGAACCACCCGCCCCGAAGATTCCCCCTGAAAGCCACCTCTGGGCCCAGAAGGCTACGGAACGAATAATTCCAGCCAACTGATATGGGCCCCTGGGCGGGGGGTCGTTGGGTATCCTCTGCCGCTTTCGCGAACTTCATCTCCGGGAATACCGGGGCAAGTCATCACCAAATCCCGTTCGGACGGCTGAAAATCATCCGGACGTGTCTTCGAGTTGTCTCTGTGTCAGTAGTAGGCTCGCGCCGTTTATTGACGTAGGACGGACCCTCGCCCGCGTCGGTCCGATGCGCACCGGTGTATACGGGGCGAACGTCGGGGCAGGGTCGAGGGACGACCGGGAGAAGACCACCCCCGCGGAGCGGGGCCGATCTGGGGGAGGCCATGCGCTTTCGCGGGAAGTCCATCCGCAGGAAGATCGTGGCGTTGCTGCTGGTGCCGCTCGTCTCCCTCACGGGCCTCTGGGGCCTGGCCACCTACGTCACCGGCCGCCAGGCGGCCGAGCTGATCAACGTCGGCAACACCGTCGAGAAGGTCGCCGGACCCCTGGAGGAGGCGGTCCGCACCGTCCAGGCCGAGCGCCGTCAGACCCTCGTCTTCCTGGCCGATCCCCGCGCCTCCGACGCCCTGCCCCTCCTGCTGAGCCGGCGCGCCGACACCGACCGAATCGTGGCCGAGGTCAAGGAGAGCGCCGGGCAGAGCGACGTCCGCGAGGCGCTGGAACCCGAGTCCCGCACCCGTCTCGACGCGATCCTGACCGCAGTCGACGGACTGGGCTCGCTGCGCGAATCGGTCGAGAAGCGCACCATCGGCCGGGCGAAGGCGCTGGACTTCTACAACGGCCTCGTCGACCCCGCGTACCGTTTCCTCAATGGTCTCCACACCACGAAGAACGGTTCACTGGACAAGGAGATGCGGGCGCTGGTCGGGATATCCCGGGCCCGCGAGATGCTGTCGCGGGAGGACGCCCTCGTCGCCTCCGGCCTCATCACGGGCCGCTTCACCACCGCCGAACTCCGCCAGATATCCGGCCTGGTGGCCCAGCGCCAACTGCTGTACGACGTCAGCCTGGAGAACCTCCCCGCCGCCGAACGCCGCCGCGTCGAACAGTTCTGGAGCAGCCCGGACGCCGAACCGCTGCGCACCGCCGAGGACGCCCTGATCGCCGCCGGACCCACCAAGCGCCCGGGCGCCGTCGACACCGCACGCTGGCAGGAAGTCGCCCCGCCCGTCCTCGACCGGCTCGCGGCCGACTCCACGGAGATGAGCGACCGCTTCCAGGACCGTGCGGAACCGGCCGGCTACCGGGTCCTCGCCCAGGCCGGGGTCGCCGGAGTCCTCGGCTTCCTGGCCCTGATCGTCTCGATCTTCGTCTCCGTACGCATCGGCCGTGAGCTGGTCCGCGACCTCTCCCGGCTCCGCAAGGACGCCCACGAGGTCTCCGGCGTCCGGCTGCCGAGCGTCATGCGCCGACTGGCCGCCGGTGAGCAGGTCGACGTCGAGACCGAGGCCCCGCACCTCACCTACGACCGCGACGAGATCGGCCAGGTCGGCCAGGCGCTCAACACCCTCCAGCGCGCCGCCGTCGAGGCCGCCGTCAAGCAGGCGGACATGCGGCGCGGCGTCTCCGAGGTCTTCGTCAACCTCGCCCGCCGCAACCAGGTCCTCCTGCACCGCCAGCTCACCCTGCTGGACGCGATGGAGCGCCGCACCGAGAACAGCGACGAACTGGCCGACCTGTTCCGCCTGGACCACCTCACCACCCGCATGCGCCGCCACGCCGAGGGGCTCGTGATCCTCTCCGGCGCCGCCCCCTCCCGCCAGTGGCGCAAGCCGATCCAGCTCATGGACGTCGTACGGGCCGCCGTCGCCGAGGTCGAGGACTACGAGCGCATCGAGGTCAGGCGGCTGCCCCGGATCGGCGTGGGCGGCCCCGCCGTCGCCGACCTCACCCACCTCATCGCCGAACTCCTGGAGAACGCCACCGTCTTCTCACCCCCGCACACCGCGGTCCAGGTGCACGGCGAACGCGTCTCCAACGGCTTCACCCTCGAAATCCACGACCGAGGCCTCGGTATGCCCCCCGAGGTCCTGCTCGACGCCAACCTGAGGCTCGCGGAGACCCCCGACTTCGAGCTCTCCGACACCGACCGCCTCGGCCTCTTCGTGGTCAGCCGCCTCGCCCAGCGCCAGAACGTCCGGGTCTCCCTGCAGAAATCGCCGTACGGAGGCACCACCGCGGTCGTCTTCATCCCCGCCGCCCTCCTCACCGAGGCCCCCGACACCCACGGCACCGGCTTCCGGCTCGACCGCCGGGCCGAACGGGCGATCGGCAGCGGCCGGGGAGCCGACGCGGGCCGGAAGGCGGAGGGCACCGCGCCGTCGGGCGGGGACCGCAGGGCCAACGGCAGGTCCGCCGTCCTCTCCCCGGTCCCCACCGGCCTCACCGGTCCGGCGGTGCTCGACGGCCCGGTCGAACTGGAGGCCCCGATCGGCCCCCTTGACCTCGCCGGCGACCCGCTGGACCGAGCCTCCGACCCGGCCCTGGACCCCGCTCTGGGACCGGTGCTCGACGGGGTCTCCGACCTGGAGGACACCGAGAGCGAGCGCGGCGGCATCTTCCGCGCCCGCGACCTGCGCCGCGAGGACGGCCGCGACCCGTTCCACGACGACGGCAGGGGCACGCGCCACGGCGAGGGCAGGGGCACGCGCCGCAAGGACGACGACCGGGACGGACGGGGCCCGAACCGCGAGGACGAGGTCTGGGAGGCGCGCCGCGACCAGCACCAGCAGGCCCGCGACCACGACGGCGAAGGCCGCAAGGCGGAGGTCCGCCCGATGCGCCCCAAGGGCCCCGTGCCGCTGCCGCGCCGTACGCCGCCGACCCTGGTCACCGACCGGGGCCGCCGCGTGGACGACCAGGCCCCGGACGCCCCCGCCGACGAGCCGCCCGCCACCGCGCCCCGCACCCCGACCGGCCCGGTCGCGCACACCACCCCCTGGGCCGCCCGTGCCGCCCGGCGCAACCCCGTACCGCTCACCGCACCCGAGCCGCCGCACACCCCGGAACCACCTCGCACCACCACCGAGGCCAGACCCGGCACCGCCCCCGACACCGTGGGCGGCCTGCCCCGGCGGGTCCGGCAGGCCAGCCTCGCCCCCCAGCTCCGTGAGGACTCCGCCGACCGGACTCCGTACCGGGCGCCCGCCGAGACGGTCGACGACTTCGACCGGGACGCGGACGAAGTACGCAATCGCATGGCATCACTCCAGCGCGGCTGGCAGCGCGGTCGTCGGCAGAACGCCGAGGACGCGGCCGGCCCCGAGGGAACAGCACCAGGAACCACTCCGGGAGGGGACGGTCGATGACCGCACCGAACGCCGCAGCACCCAACTCCGCACGCCAGGGCTCGGGCGAACTCAACTGGCTGCTGGACGAGCTCGTCCAGCGCGTCGCCAGCATCCGCAAGGCGCTGGTGCTCTCCAGCGACGGGCTGGCCACCGGCGCCTCGCAGGACCTGACCCGGGAGGACAGCGAGCATCTGGCCGCCGTCGCCTCCGGGTTCCACAGCCTCGCCAAGGGGGTGGGACGCCACTTCGAGGCGGGCCGAGTCCGCCAGACCGTCGTCGAACTCGACGAGGCGTTCCTCTTCGTCACGGCGGCCGGGGACGGCAGCTGTCTCGCCGTGCTGGCCGACGCGGACTCCGACGTGGGCCAGGTGGCGTACGAGATGACACTCATGGTCAAGCGTGTGGGGGCCCACCTGGCCAACGCCCCGCGGACGACCGGTCAGCCCGCCGGAGGGTGAGGGGCGGGCATGAGCGCTGACTCCCCCCGCGACCCGGCCCCCGGCTTCGGCACGGACGGCGGAGCCGGGAGCCCCGACGCCCTGTCGGCGGCCACCGCCGACCCTCAGTCCTCGCGCTGGTACGACGCGGAGGCCGGCCCCGTGGTCCGCCCGTACGCCATGACCCGGGGTCGCACCAGCAGCGCGTCCCGGCACCGGCTCGACCTCATCGCGCTCGTCGTGCCCGAACCGGCGGCCGAGGACCCCGGCCGGGACCAGACGCTCTCGCCCGAACACGTCACCATCGTCGAACTCTGCAGCGACGCGCCCCAGTCGATCGCCGAACTCGCCGCCGAACTCGACCTCCCGGTAGGGGTGGTACGGGTCCTGGTGGGCGATCTCGTCGAGGACGAGCTGGTGCACGTCACCCGCCCCGTTCCGCCGGCCGAACTGCCGGACGTGAACATTCTCCGTGAGGTGATCAATGGCCTTCGGGCGCTCTAGCCGCGCCAAGCAGCGGCCCGTCGAGCCCATCACCCTGAAGATCCTGGTGGCGGGAGGCTTCGGGGTGGGCAAGACGACCGCGGTCGGCGCGGTCAGCGAGATCCGGCCCCTGCGCACCGAGGAACGCCTCACCGAGGCGGGCCGTCCGGTCGACGACCTCGCGGGCGTCGAGTCCAAGACGACCACCACGGTCGCCATGGACTTCGGCCGGATCACGCTCCGCGAGGACCTGGTCCTCTACCTCTTCGGCACGCCGGGCCAGGACCGCTTCTGGTTCCTCTGGGACGAGCTGGCCCAGGGTGCTCTGGGCGCGGTGGTCCTCGCGGACACCCGGCGCCTGGAGGACTGCTTCGCGGCGGTTGACTACTTCGAGCGCCGCCGGATCCCGTTCACGGTGGCCGTCAACTGCTTCGAGGGGGCGGGCAGGTTCCCCGCACAGACCGTGCGGGCCGCGCTCGACCTCGACCCCGAGGTCCCGGTGCTGCTGTGCGACGCACGGGACCGCGCGTCAGTCCGTGACGTCCTGGTCGCGGTGGTCGAGCACGCCCTGGAGCGCGCGGCCCGGGACCGCCCGCCCGTCGCCACCTGAACCCCTGACGACCCGGGGGTACGCGTACGGCCCGTACCCCCGCCGACAGGGGTACGGGCCGCACATCGTCCGGACGGGCCGGGCTGTGAGTGTTCTGCGATCGTGACGCCCCGTCAAGTCATGGGTATACAAAAGAACTCCCCCATGCGACTCCGACGCGACTTCCCCAACGCGACTCCCTCGACGCGACTTCCCGGCGGAACTCCTCAGCGGACGGCGATCACCGCCGAACCATGCCCGAACAGCCCCTGGTTGGCCGTGATGCCCACCCGGGCGCCCGGCACCTGACGTCCCCCGGCCCGGCCCCGCAACTGCTGGGTCAGTTCGCACACCTGGGCGATGGCCTGCGCGGGCACGGCCTCACCGAACGAGGCCAGACCGCCGCTCGCGTTGACCGGGACGCGCCCGCCCAGCGCGGTCACCCCTTCCCGTACCAGCTGGGCGCCCTCGCCCGGAGCGCAGAGCCCGATGTCCTCGTACCACTCCAACTCCAGTGCCGTGGACAGGTCGTAGACCTCCGCCAGCGACAGGTCCTCCGGCCCGATCCCCGCCTCCTCGTACGTGGCCCGCGCGATCGACGCCCGGAAGCCCACCGGCGAGGGCTCGACGGCCACCGCCGAGTCGGTGCCGATGTCCGGCAGATCGAGCACGGTCCTCGGAAAGGTCGGCGTCACGGTGGAGACGGCCCGGATCCGCACCGGGTCGGTCACTCCGCGCCGCCGCGCGAACTCCATGCCGCACAGCACCAGCGCCGCCGCCCCGTCGGAGGTGGCGCAGATGTCCAGCAGCCGCAGCGGATCCGCGACGACGGCCGAGGCCGCAACCTCCTCCGCCGTCACGGGAGTTCGGTAACGGGCGTACGCGTTGAGCGCCCCCGCCGCCGCGTTCTTCACCTTGACCAGCGCGAAGTCCTCCGGCGAGTCCCCGTGCACCGCCATCCGGCGCCGGGCGTACAGCCCGAAGTACGCCGGGTTCGTCGCCCCGAGCACCCGGAACCGCAGCCAGTCCGG is a genomic window containing:
- a CDS encoding coiled-coil domain-containing protein, whose amino-acid sequence is MYELSRVRLYSIGPAGARYADTVLDLRGVGEPVPSPAPAQAEFFEDEPVGPPRRPAPAGVLFLENGGGKSVLLKLIFSVMLPGHRNTLGGASSGVLRKFLLADDCGHVALEWQHTLTGECVVVGKVSEWRGRQVSNDPRKFAEAWYSFRPGPGLSLDSLPVAEATAVGRPAEGVSGARGRRRTMKGFRDALVDAGKFYQHLDVHWEEIHDRWNEHLGDLGLDPELFRYQREMNADEGEAAGLFAVKKDSDFTDLLLRAVTDTRDTDGLADLVSGFGNKLGRRAELTAERDFTAGSVDLLGRIVEATGARARARDIHAAAERRTRTLARRLSARAAEERGRTAELAERVTAAAHTVTEAETARGRRSLIAAELAYRHASLALAGAEKSAAAGRKELAEARTLHAAWQAAEAVLRHRAAADRSARVAAAIREAERDAAPALAARATAAADLVRALHLAAEDGERVANEQEERAETLQATGERAHRDATTAATEAQRARSEAGHLRQRLAEVEQETGEAVRAGWLDNTAPDADPARAALAASDAEQAAVAAWDTAREAARTAADQAREAAAAESRAELAAARAADGAKAAEQSYEDELRAAASIAADPRLADLLGLPTGPGVPHPRREAADEPSAPDRGAPSRTASQGDDGTGASPAEEAPDSAVALADQPAPAHQPLSAEEFDRSADELRELLDQSVAAAERRLFDLRTAAADDARILGALGEGGLLPPGPDVLATVEYLGEHGIPALPGWRYLAQAVDPADHAAVLAARPELVDGVVITDPDAHTRAREVLGSAALLPRSAVAVGTAAALLAPVPDPATGSDAQHDGVFLVPPNPAMHDENAADEERHALRSRAAARDEDIRTLAARLSGDRALAARIGSWRADCPPGMLAELAEAAATARTAAQSAEAALAEARTARAEADEAAADTARVRDERQEAAQRARRVADALAGLAHRLRERARWQVRLRELADEAAEAEARAAVCLDLARSADEDRRAAQRAGDDARRTARALRAERAEIAGAPETLPEPDATKPRTALPTLREAYRAASQLYEKVGVGADLRAEQARAESDESAALAELDRLTNKVRTRAAQLLEGTDGADGPSRQAAAARAESHVQLLETRASTASEQLGRFRGEAERLAPDDERPHHTELPDELVPADAEQAQAFLRTATAELAAATAALETARAAHSELLHAHRTAEDSAGGFDETAALLRDLLRDHGTEEATEAPEPYPGTLEEARHSAAEARRSLRGCATDLSAAESAVREASDVLVRHANSTRYEQVRTPARQQIRELPASALPEHAQKWADAFAPRLRVLTDELVQLERNRDSIVDRLRGLVESALATLRSAQRLSQLPEGLGEWSGQEFLRIRFEEPDQATLTERLGEVIDEATRAALKKNSDLRRDGMSLLLRGVEAALRPKGIAVEILKPDAVLRAERVPVGQMGDVFSGGQLLTAAIALYCTMAALRSNDRGRDRHRHAGTLFLDNPIGRANATYLLELQRAVSDALGVQLLYTTGLFDTTALAEFPLVIRLRNDADLRAGLKYISVEEHLRPGLPQQDPEGETVHGEITATRMFKRSAPQSEEPQPQSEA